A stretch of Ipomoea triloba cultivar NCNSP0323 chromosome 13, ASM357664v1 DNA encodes these proteins:
- the LOC116001114 gene encoding expansin-A18-like, translating to MATFLRRLSFAFFCLLAVIGKATAAGYYSHPVFHTGAWKLAHATFYGDESASETMGGACGYGNLFNNGYGTATAALSTVLFNNGFACGQCFQIRCAQSPYCYKGFPTTTVTATNLCPPNWAEDSNNGGWCNPPRTHFDMSKPAFMKIAQWKAGIVPVMYRRVPCIRSGGVRFNLQGNGYWLLVYVMNVGGGGDIAAVWVKGSRTGWIRMSHNWGASYQAFGTLGGQSLSFKLTSYSSHETIVAYNVVPSNWNVGLTYQAKVNFH from the exons ATGGCTACTTTCCTCCGGAGGTTGAGCTTTGCTTTCTTCTGCCTACTGGCCGTCATCGGCAAGGCGACGGCCGCCGGCTATTATAGCCACCCTGTGTTCCACACCGGTGCCTGGAAGCTAGCCCATGCCACATTCTATGGGGACGAATCTGCCTCCGAAACAATGG GGGGTGCATGTGGGTATGGAAACTTGTTCAATAATGGGTATGGAACGGCCACAGCAGCGTTGAGCACGGTTTTATTCAACAATGGGTTTGCATGCGGGCAATGTTTCCAGATACGCTGTGCTCAATCGCCTTATTGCTATAAAGGCTTCCCCACCACCACCGTCACGGCCACCAACCTCTGCCCGCCTAATTGGGCCGAGGACTCCAACAACGGCGGCTGGTGCAACCCTCCTCGCACTCACTTCGACATGTCCAAACCCGCTTTCATGAAAATTGCTCAGTGGAAGGCCGGCATCGTCCCCGTCATGTACCGcag ggtacCATGCATTAGGAGTGGTGGTGTCCGATTCAACTTACAAGGAAATGGGTACTGGTTGTTGGTGTACGTGATGAACGTGGGCGGAGGCGGCGACATCGCCGCCGTGTGGGTGAAGGGAAGCCGGACAGGGTGGATAAGGATGAGCCATAACTGGGGAGCTTCGTACCAGGCATTTGGAACATTAGGAGGCCAATCCCTTTCCTTCAAGCTCACTTCCTATTCCTCCCATGAGACAATTGTTGCGTACAACGTTGTCCCATCAAATTGGAACGTGGGATTGACTTACCAAGCCAAAGTCAACttccattaa
- the LOC116002034 gene encoding uncharacterized protein LOC116002034, with the protein MGSLLLSATLTLLFLASAATLSTTRARAQAIQSSRLLDLVIRDYTFRSYNHRAFKTGKLHPIHLPANLTGIDVDSVRFRCGSLGRYGARIKEFRISVGVTFQRCVERLLIVRQNLGSNWSNIYYDNYEMSGYQLISPVLGLLAYNAAGDDISIGAGTPFEVGIQTGGNPITIDFSNTTRIVNSTSSPGMIPLCASFGRDGKVTLSNMASRHVCVTRKQGHFGLVVESPLMPLRKKESRWKIVIGSAIGAALGAFLIGLLLVAIFVKVKNKQARMEDMVRRAYEEEALQVSMVGHVRAPTAPATRTVPTIEHEYTSPHHHHPS; encoded by the exons ATGGGCTCCCTACTACTTTCTGCAACTCTGACACTACTATTCTTGGCATCTGCCGCGACCCTTTCAACTACGagagctcgagctcaagccaTACAATCGTCTCGTCTCCTCGATCTCGTCATCAGGGACTACACGTTTCGATCCTACAACCACAGGGCGTTCAAAACGGGGAAATTGCACCCGATTCATTTGCCGGCGAATCTCACGGGAATCGACGTTGATTCGGTCAGGTTCCGGTGCGGGAGTCTAGGAAGATACGGCGCGAGGATTAAGGAATTCCGAATCTCTGTCGGGGTGACGTTCCAACGTTGCGTGGAGAGGCTTCTCATTGTTAGACAGAATCTTGGATCTAATTGGTCCAATATATACTACGATAACTACGAGATGTCGGGGTATCAGCTCATTTCACCCGTTCTTGGTCTGCTGGCGTATAACGCCGCCGGAGACGACATCAGCATCGGTGCCGGTACCCCGTTCGAGGTCGGGATTCAGACCGGCGGGAATCCGATCACGATTGATTTCAGCAACACGACGAGGATAGTGAACTCCACTTCGTCTCCGGGAATGATTCCCTTGTGTGCTAGCTTCGGCCGCGACGGCAAG GTAACACTGTCAAACATGGCGTCCCGGCACGTTTGTGTGACGAGAAAACAGGGGCATTTCGGGCTGGTGGTCGAGTCGCCATTGATGCCATTAAGGAAGAAGGAGAGCCGGTGGAAGATCGTGATTGGGAGCGCGATTGGGGCGGCATTGGGGGCGTTTCTTATCGGTCTGCTTCTCGTCGCCATTTTTGTGAAGGTGAAGAACAAGCAGGCAAGAATGGAGGACATGGTTAGGAGAGCTTATGAAGAAGAAGCTTTGCAGGTTTCCATGGTTGGGCATGTCAGAGCTCCCACTGCACCTGCTACAAGAACTGTTCCCACAATTGAGCATGAGTATACCTCtccccatcatcatcatccttcatga
- the LOC116002036 gene encoding agamous-like MADS-box protein AGL19 isoform X2 — protein MAATQPSLWDLEKPRKVPVSITVEAKKKKKMVRGKTQMKRIENATSRQVTFSKRRSGLLKKAFELSVLCDAEVALIVFSPKGKLYEFSSSSPSKTIERYETNSKNMGVHKRTVEQNIQHFKEEIATMSRNVDLLENTKRKLLGEGLESCSTDELQQIEDQLEQSLSNIRARKNFIYKERITKLKEEEETLRRQNADLRKRLEVKSLTLSTVQQDIDPQQKIMEVETQLFIGPPERSPH, from the exons ATGGCTGCAACTCAACCAAGCCTTTGGG ATCTGGAGAAGCCCAGAAAAG TTCCAGTGAGCATTACAGTAGAagctaagaagaagaagaaaatggtgAGGGGAAAAACTCAGATGAAAAGGATAGAGAATGCAACAAGCAGGCAAGTTACTTTCTCCAAGAGGAGAAGTGGGCTTCTCAAAAAGGCTTTTGAGCTCTCAGTTTTGTGTGATGCCGAAGTTGCCCTCATCGTCTTCTCCCCTAAAGGAAAGCTTTATGAGTTCTCAAGCTCCAG CCCTAGCAAGACAATAGAACGCTACGAAACGAATTCCAAGAACATGGGAGTCCACAAAAGAACAGTTGAACAAAATATACAG CATTTCAAAGAAGAGATTGCTACAATGAGCAGAAATGTAGATCTTCTTGAAAACACCAAAAG AAAGCTTCTGGGGGAAGGTTTAGAATCTTGCTCTACTGATGAGCTGCAACAGATAGAAGATCAGTTGGAGCAAAGCTTGAGCAACATTAGAGCAagaaag AATTTTATATACAAGGAAAGAATTACTAAGCTAAAGGAAGag GAAGAAACCCTAAGAAGGCAAAATGCTGATTTGAGGAAAAGG CTTGAAGTAAAATCCTTGACTCTCTCAACAGTACAACAAGATATTGATCCCCAGCAGAAAATAATGGAAGTGGAGACACAACTATTTATTGGGCCTCCTGAAAGAAGCCCTCATTAG
- the LOC116002036 gene encoding agamous-like MADS-box protein AGL19 isoform X1: protein MAATQPSLWDLEKPRKVPVSITVEAKKKKKMVRGKTQMKRIENATSRQVTFSKRRSGLLKKAFELSVLCDAEVALIVFSPKGKLYEFSSSSSPSKTIERYETNSKNMGVHKRTVEQNIQHFKEEIATMSRNVDLLENTKRKLLGEGLESCSTDELQQIEDQLEQSLSNIRARKNFIYKERITKLKEEEETLRRQNADLRKRLEVKSLTLSTVQQDIDPQQKIMEVETQLFIGPPERSPH from the exons ATGGCTGCAACTCAACCAAGCCTTTGGG ATCTGGAGAAGCCCAGAAAAG TTCCAGTGAGCATTACAGTAGAagctaagaagaagaagaaaatggtgAGGGGAAAAACTCAGATGAAAAGGATAGAGAATGCAACAAGCAGGCAAGTTACTTTCTCCAAGAGGAGAAGTGGGCTTCTCAAAAAGGCTTTTGAGCTCTCAGTTTTGTGTGATGCCGAAGTTGCCCTCATCGTCTTCTCCCCTAAAGGAAAGCTTTATGAGTTCTCAAGCTCCAG CAGCCCTAGCAAGACAATAGAACGCTACGAAACGAATTCCAAGAACATGGGAGTCCACAAAAGAACAGTTGAACAAAATATACAG CATTTCAAAGAAGAGATTGCTACAATGAGCAGAAATGTAGATCTTCTTGAAAACACCAAAAG AAAGCTTCTGGGGGAAGGTTTAGAATCTTGCTCTACTGATGAGCTGCAACAGATAGAAGATCAGTTGGAGCAAAGCTTGAGCAACATTAGAGCAagaaag AATTTTATATACAAGGAAAGAATTACTAAGCTAAAGGAAGag GAAGAAACCCTAAGAAGGCAAAATGCTGATTTGAGGAAAAGG CTTGAAGTAAAATCCTTGACTCTCTCAACAGTACAACAAGATATTGATCCCCAGCAGAAAATAATGGAAGTGGAGACACAACTATTTATTGGGCCTCCTGAAAGAAGCCCTCATTAG